From a region of the Basfia succiniciproducens genome:
- the glnD gene encoding bifunctional uridylyltransferase/uridylyl-removing protein GlnD: MFQSVEGLLTPGLIKQQKEQLKQTELENFAQADVNSLISHRTLFCDNFLIRLWRQFSLHEVTDLALIAVGGYGRREIFPLSDLDFLILTEQPMPADLAKKVEEFIQFVWDCGFDVGASVRTLEDCDSQGRADITIATNLLESRLLTGNEALFDKLSSIVGREDFWPRKTFFEAKIKEKKQRYQRYNNTSYNLEPDIKYNPGGLRDLHLIYWIALRHSNALSLEEILQSGFIYPEEYAELERNQQFLFKVRFALHLILKRYDNRLLFDRQVKVSELLGYQGEGNQGVETMMKAFFQSLQAISLASDILAKHYKEHFVDENGEEECQVLDDNFQMINNAIFLVREDCFVQQPDTILDLFSHLIIHSQAELHSSTLRLLHLALGQLNGYLSELPAAREKFLRLLTQPRGIERALIPMHKYGVLTAYIPEWKGIEGLMQFDLFHIYTVDEHTMRVLAKLETFLSEETAEAHPLCVKLFPSLPDRALIYIAALFHDIAKGRGGNHADLGAVDVGRFAAQHGFDCREIETMKWLVKQHLFMSVTAQRRDIHDPEVVMNFAAEVQNQVRLNYLVCLTVADICATNTTLWNSWKRSLFASLYQYTNQQFNQGMDNLLDNQEQEEQNKALALEILQSQGFTEDVQSLWKRCPGDYFLRNTPKELAWHAVLLAGVETELLVKISNRFSAGGTEVFIYCKDRPNLFLKVVAAIGNKKLSIHDAQIITSLDGYAFDSFIVTELDGSLLKFDRRRVLEKAIINSLNSNELPKLQGSENHKLQHFNVKTEVRFLNTEKTTHTEMELFTLDKAGLLADVSLVFSELNLSIQNAKITTIGEKAQDFFILTNAKGEALSERERQSLSEKLQARLD; this comes from the coding sequence ATGTTCCAGTCTGTCGAAGGTCTATTAACGCCCGGCCTTATCAAACAACAAAAAGAGCAACTTAAACAAACGGAATTGGAAAATTTCGCTCAAGCCGATGTAAATTCGTTGATTTCTCACCGCACTTTGTTTTGTGATAATTTTCTTATTCGGCTTTGGCGACAGTTTTCATTACATGAAGTGACGGATCTGGCGCTGATTGCCGTAGGCGGTTACGGGCGGCGAGAAATTTTTCCGTTATCGGATTTGGATTTTCTGATTTTAACGGAACAACCAATGCCGGCGGATTTAGCGAAAAAAGTAGAAGAGTTTATTCAGTTTGTGTGGGATTGCGGGTTTGATGTGGGGGCAAGCGTCAGAACTCTTGAAGATTGCGATAGCCAAGGCAGAGCGGATATTACTATCGCTACCAATTTGCTTGAAAGCCGCTTGTTGACGGGTAATGAAGCCTTATTCGATAAATTAAGTTCTATTGTCGGACGGGAGGATTTCTGGCCGCGGAAAACATTTTTTGAAGCCAAAATTAAAGAAAAAAAACAACGTTATCAACGTTATAACAATACCAGCTACAACCTTGAACCCGATATCAAATACAACCCCGGCGGATTGCGCGATCTGCATTTGATTTACTGGATTGCTCTGCGCCATTCTAATGCCTTAAGCCTTGAGGAAATCCTGCAATCCGGCTTTATTTACCCGGAAGAATATGCGGAACTGGAACGAAATCAGCAATTTCTGTTTAAAGTGCGGTTCGCTTTACACCTGATTTTAAAACGCTACGATAATCGCCTTTTGTTCGACCGACAAGTGAAAGTCAGCGAATTGCTCGGTTATCAGGGGGAGGGAAATCAAGGGGTGGAAACCATGATGAAAGCCTTTTTCCAATCCTTACAGGCGATTTCTTTAGCCAGCGATATTCTCGCCAAGCATTATAAAGAACATTTTGTGGATGAGAATGGAGAAGAAGAATGCCAGGTTCTTGATGATAATTTCCAAATGATCAATAACGCCATTTTTCTTGTGCGTGAGGATTGTTTTGTTCAACAGCCCGATACTATTTTGGATTTATTCAGCCATTTAATTATTCATTCCCAAGCGGAACTGCATTCCTCTACGTTGCGCCTCCTGCATTTGGCTTTAGGGCAATTGAACGGTTATTTATCGGAATTGCCTGCCGCCCGGGAAAAATTTTTACGCTTACTCACTCAACCAAGAGGGATAGAGCGGGCGCTAATTCCCATGCACAAATACGGCGTGTTGACCGCTTATATTCCGGAATGGAAAGGCATTGAAGGATTAATGCAATTTGATTTATTCCATATCTACACCGTAGATGAACATACCATGCGGGTTTTAGCCAAATTAGAGACATTCCTGTCGGAAGAAACGGCGGAAGCCCATCCGCTTTGCGTAAAATTATTCCCTTCCTTACCGGATCGGGCATTGATCTATATTGCCGCCTTATTTCATGATATTGCCAAAGGGCGGGGTGGTAATCATGCGGATCTTGGCGCGGTTGACGTGGGCCGCTTTGCAGCACAGCACGGTTTTGATTGCCGTGAAATAGAGACTATGAAATGGCTGGTAAAACAGCATTTATTTATGTCGGTTACGGCGCAACGGCGGGATATTCATGACCCTGAAGTAGTAATGAATTTTGCCGCCGAAGTGCAAAATCAAGTGCGGCTGAATTATCTCGTTTGTTTAACGGTCGCCGATATTTGTGCAACCAATACCACCTTATGGAACAGTTGGAAGCGTTCTTTATTCGCCAGCCTTTATCAATATACCAACCAGCAATTCAATCAGGGCATGGATAATCTTTTAGACAATCAGGAACAGGAAGAACAGAATAAGGCATTAGCGCTGGAAATATTGCAGTCTCAAGGCTTTACGGAAGATGTTCAATCCCTTTGGAAACGGTGCCCGGGCGATTATTTTTTACGCAATACGCCGAAAGAACTTGCCTGGCATGCGGTATTGCTTGCCGGCGTTGAAACCGAACTTTTGGTTAAAATCAGTAATCGCTTTTCCGCCGGCGGAACGGAAGTATTCATTTATTGCAAAGACCGGCCGAATTTATTCTTAAAAGTTGTCGCCGCTATCGGCAACAAAAAACTCAGTATTCATGACGCACAAATTATTACCAGCTTAGACGGTTATGCCTTCGATAGTTTTATTGTAACGGAATTGGATGGTTCGTTACTTAAATTTGATAGAAGAAGAGTGCTGGAAAAAGCAATTATAAACTCACTAAACTCAAACGAACTGCCAAAGTTACAGGGTTCGGAAAATCATAAATTACAGCATTTTAATGTAAAAACGGAAGTACGATTTCTAAATACGGAAAAAACGACCCACACGGAAATGGAGCTTTTCACTTTGGATAAAGCCGGGCTATTGGCAGATGTAAGTCTTGTGTTCAGTGAACTGAATTTAAGTATTCAAAATGCCAAAATCACCACAATAGGCGAAAAAGCTCAGGATTTTTTTATCCTCACCAACGCAAAAGGAGAGGCTTTAAGCGAGCGGGAACGCCAATCGCTTAGTGAAAAATTGCAAGCAAGGTTAGATTAA
- the map gene encoding type I methionyl aminopeptidase, which yields MAIPLRTEAELEKIRIACKLASDILVMIEPYIKEGVSTGELDRICHEYIERVQGATPANVGYHGFPKATCISLNDVVCHGIPSEDKILKNGDILNLDVTVIKDGYYGDNSKMYIVGGETSVRSKLLCEVTQEALYVGIRAVRAGVRLNQIGKAIQQYVEKQGFSVVREYCGHGIGDQYHTEPQVLHYFGDDGGVVLKPGMVFTIEPMVNAGKKEVRLMGDGWTVKTKDRSHSAQFEHELVVTETGCEVMTIREEEEKEGRISRIMVNAEA from the coding sequence ATGGCAATTCCATTAAGAACAGAAGCAGAATTAGAAAAAATCCGTATTGCTTGTAAATTGGCGTCAGATATTTTAGTGATGATTGAACCTTATATTAAAGAAGGCGTATCTACCGGCGAATTAGACCGTATTTGCCATGAATATATCGAGCGGGTTCAGGGTGCAACGCCTGCTAATGTGGGTTATCACGGTTTTCCTAAAGCGACCTGTATTTCATTGAATGACGTCGTTTGTCACGGTATTCCGAGCGAAGATAAAATTTTAAAGAACGGTGATATTTTAAATTTGGACGTTACCGTGATTAAAGACGGTTATTACGGCGACAACTCAAAAATGTATATCGTTGGCGGCGAAACCTCCGTTCGCAGCAAATTACTATGCGAAGTGACTCAAGAAGCCCTTTATGTGGGAATTCGCGCGGTAAGAGCCGGTGTGCGTTTGAACCAAATCGGCAAAGCCATTCAGCAATATGTGGAAAAACAGGGCTTTTCCGTGGTGCGTGAATATTGCGGTCACGGAATCGGCGATCAATATCATACGGAACCGCAAGTATTGCATTATTTCGGTGACGACGGCGGTGTGGTGTTAAAACCGGGCATGGTGTTCACTATTGAACCGATGGTTAACGCGGGTAAAAAAGAGGTGCGCTTAATGGGCGACGGCTGGACGGTGAAAACGAAAGACCGCAGTCATTCCGCACAATTCGAACATGAATTAGTGGTAACCGAAACCGGTTGCGAAGTAATGACCATTCGTGAAGAAGAAGAAAAGGAAGGGCGTATTTCCCGTATTATGGTCAATGCCGAAGCTTAA
- the erpA gene encoding iron-sulfur cluster insertion protein ErpA, which produces MTDMTIPLTFTDAAAKKVKNLIIEEENQDLKLRVYITGGGCSGFQYGFTFDEKVNDGDLTIENDGVKLVIDPMSLQYLIGGTVDYTEGLEGSRFVVHNPNATTTCGCGSSFSI; this is translated from the coding sequence ATGACAGATATGACAATACCTCTTACTTTTACTGACGCTGCGGCAAAAAAAGTAAAAAATTTAATTATTGAAGAAGAAAATCAGGATCTTAAATTACGCGTCTATATTACCGGCGGCGGTTGCAGCGGCTTCCAGTACGGCTTTACTTTTGACGAAAAAGTCAATGACGGCGATTTAACCATTGAAAACGACGGCGTTAAGCTGGTTATCGACCCGATGAGCTTACAATATCTTATCGGCGGTACCGTGGATTATACGGAAGGTCTGGAAGGTTCGCGCTTTGTTGTGCACAACCCGAATGCCACAACGACTTGCGGCTGCGGCTCCTCCTTCAGCATTTAG
- a CDS encoding YacL family protein — translation MDFQFTRYLGSVEAKCSMGHEAVANWFNSEVRSDSQKIYTALSVLAQAKKQSYEQEIRLIGAEYSLFINADEVMVKANNLDMTDSSEQDLEKDFHYYDEESIAFCGLEDFENFLTSYLNFIA, via the coding sequence ATGGACTTCCAATTCACCCGTTATTTAGGTTCCGTCGAGGCAAAATGTTCCATGGGGCATGAAGCGGTGGCGAACTGGTTTAACAGCGAAGTGCGGTCTGATTCTCAGAAAATTTACACCGCACTTTCCGTTCTCGCGCAAGCAAAAAAGCAATCCTATGAGCAGGAAATTCGTTTAATCGGTGCGGAATACAGCCTTTTCATTAATGCCGATGAGGTTATGGTTAAAGCCAATAATCTGGATATGACGGACAGTTCCGAGCAAGATTTGGAAAAAGATTTTCATTATTATGATGAAGAAAGCATCGCTTTTTGCGGGCTTGAAGATTTCGAAAACTTCTTAACTTCCTATTTGAATTTTATCGCTTAA
- a CDS encoding L-serine ammonia-lyase: MISVFDMFKVGIGPSSSHTVGPMKAGKQFIDDLITQGNIGKITRIHADVYGSLSMTGLGHNTDIAIIMGLAGYLPHNVDIDSIADFISRVKQTALLPVAGGSYTVNFHFKQDMQFHDSFLSLHENGMTLTAFMNDEIAYRQTYYSIGGGFIVDEAHFNQAQNEEVPVPYPYNNAADILRHCHDTGLPISTVVFRNEVALHGKESVEHHLSLIWQTMQDCIKHGLKTEGLLPGPLKVSRRAPALHRLLQANSNLNNDPMQVIDWINMFALAVNEENAAGGRVVTAPTNGACGIVPAVLSYYEKFISPLNAETVERYLLVCSVIGSLYKMNASISGAEVGCQGEVGVACSMAAAGLTEILGGNPEQVCIAAEIAMEHNLGLTCDPVGGQVQVPCIERNAIASVKAINAARMALRRSTNPRVTLDKVIETMYETGKDMNAKYRETSKGGLAIKVVCS, from the coding sequence ATGATTAGTGTATTTGATATGTTTAAAGTCGGCATCGGTCCCTCAAGTTCGCATACGGTAGGCCCGATGAAAGCGGGTAAACAGTTTATCGATGATTTAATTACACAAGGGAACATTGGAAAAATCACCCGAATTCATGCCGATGTGTACGGTTCGCTTTCCATGACGGGGCTCGGGCACAATACGGATATTGCCATTATTATGGGGCTTGCGGGCTACCTTCCGCATAATGTAGACATCGACAGCATTGCCGATTTCATTTCCCGGGTAAAACAGACCGCACTTTTACCTGTTGCCGGAGGTTCGTATACGGTCAACTTCCATTTCAAACAGGATATGCAGTTCCATGATTCCTTTTTATCTCTCCATGAAAACGGCATGACATTAACCGCATTTATGAATGATGAAATCGCTTATCGCCAAACCTATTATTCCATTGGCGGCGGTTTTATTGTTGACGAAGCGCATTTTAATCAAGCGCAAAATGAAGAAGTACCGGTGCCTTATCCTTATAACAATGCGGCGGATATTCTCCGCCATTGCCATGATACCGGGCTGCCGATTTCCACCGTAGTTTTCCGAAACGAAGTGGCATTGCACGGCAAAGAATCCGTCGAACATCATTTATCCCTGATTTGGCAAACCATGCAGGATTGCATTAAACACGGACTAAAAACCGAAGGCTTATTGCCCGGCCCGTTAAAAGTGAGCCGCAGGGCACCCGCATTACATCGTTTATTACAGGCGAACAGTAATCTGAATAATGATCCGATGCAGGTTATCGACTGGATCAATATGTTCGCCCTTGCCGTTAATGAAGAAAATGCGGCGGGCGGGCGCGTTGTTACCGCACCGACGAACGGCGCCTGCGGTATCGTGCCGGCGGTACTTTCTTATTATGAAAAATTTATCTCGCCGCTAAATGCCGAAACCGTCGAACGTTATTTATTGGTTTGCAGTGTAATCGGTTCTCTTTACAAAATGAATGCCTCAATTTCAGGTGCCGAAGTGGGTTGTCAAGGCGAAGTGGGCGTTGCCTGTTCCATGGCGGCAGCCGGCTTAACCGAAATTTTAGGCGGAAATCCCGAACAAGTATGTATTGCTGCGGAAATTGCTATGGAACACAATTTAGGTTTGACCTGCGACCCCGTTGGCGGGCAGGTTCAAGTACCTTGCATCGAGCGTAACGCCATTGCCTCCGTAAAAGCCATCAATGCCGCTCGCATGGCGCTACGCCGAAGCACTAATCCGCGCGTAACTTTAGATAAAGTCATCGAAACCATGTACGAAACCGGCAAAGATATGAATGCAAAATATCGGGAAACTTCAAAAGGCGGGTTGGCAATTAAAGTGGTATGTAGCTGA
- the mrcB gene encoding penicillin-binding protein 1B encodes MSTEQDKSAQNNTSNKPAKTLQNKKRRFTLFMAKLAFTGACLIGAYGIYLDGQIRSKMDGQIWRLPAEVYSRIESIRLEDNWSLDKIKQTLLENDYRQTTLVAAPGDFKIEDNSIVLIRRAFPFPEQAEAQRVFRLRFTDNKLSVIEDLINLKAINEFKLSPKLIAMLQSEKEERLAIPLQNYPRLLIDALLLTEDRNFYQHEGISPLGMARAMITNIRAGHTVQGGSTLTQQLVKNLFLTNERSISRKIHEALMAILLDFRYDKNTILETYLNEIYLGQSGDIQIHGFELASHFYFGLPIREISLDQIALLVGMVKGPSLYNPWRNPGYALERRNVVLRLLLEHKIIGQELYDMLSKRPLGVQEKGKITRNYPSFIQTLQAELRDNLGENRENKLLGARIFTTLDPKQQRAAEQAVVKATGELQLKTKNPDLQAAMIIADYKSGQILAIVGGTQIQYAGFNRAFMAKRQIGSLVKPSVYLAALSEPDKFRLNTPLNNRPITITIKGSPPWSPRNYDNRFSGSVMLIDALARSLNVPTVNLGMKTGLKKVIETQQAMGWDKVNIPKVPSMLLGSLQVSPYDVTKLYQTIANNGGKVRLTTIQSITDRQGNLLYHHDNNAEQVVPEEAAYQTLYAMQQVVDRGTARSLMENFGQYHLAGKTGTTNDARDTWYVGIDGQNLATVWVGRDDNGETKLTGASGALYLYKDYLTRVPVKTLKLTKPKGIKFVGINSYGGWNCDNPIRTIPVWAGKDQVFCAPTPKPAPVEQAQPAVVEEAAPAQ; translated from the coding sequence ATGTCAACCGAGCAAGACAAATCCGCACAAAACAATACATCGAACAAACCGGCTAAAACCCTGCAAAATAAAAAACGCCGTTTTACCCTTTTTATGGCAAAACTGGCATTTACCGGCGCTTGTTTAATCGGCGCCTACGGTATTTATTTAGACGGGCAAATCCGTTCAAAAATGGACGGCCAAATTTGGCGTTTGCCCGCTGAAGTTTACAGCCGCATTGAGAGTATTCGTTTAGAAGATAATTGGTCGTTGGACAAAATTAAGCAAACCTTATTGGAAAACGATTATCGTCAAACCACTCTGGTTGCCGCGCCCGGCGATTTCAAAATTGAAGATAACAGCATTGTGTTGATTCGCCGCGCCTTTCCGTTTCCCGAGCAAGCAGAAGCGCAACGGGTTTTCCGCCTGCGCTTTACGGACAACAAACTTAGTGTAATTGAAGATTTAATCAATCTAAAAGCGATTAATGAATTCAAATTATCGCCTAAATTAATCGCCATGCTGCAATCCGAGAAAGAAGAGCGTCTTGCGATTCCGCTGCAAAACTATCCTCGTTTATTAATTGATGCGCTACTTCTCACTGAAGACCGCAATTTTTATCAGCACGAAGGTATTAGCCCGCTCGGTATGGCCCGCGCTATGATTACGAATATTCGCGCCGGTCATACGGTGCAAGGCGGCAGTACGCTCACCCAGCAGTTAGTAAAAAACCTTTTTTTAACCAACGAACGTTCTATTTCCCGCAAAATTCACGAAGCCTTGATGGCTATTTTGTTAGACTTTCGTTACGATAAAAACACCATTTTGGAAACCTACCTTAATGAAATTTATTTAGGACAGAGCGGTGATATTCAAATTCACGGATTCGAATTAGCCAGCCATTTTTATTTCGGTTTGCCTATTAGAGAAATCAGTCTTGATCAAATTGCCTTACTTGTGGGTATGGTTAAAGGCCCGTCTTTATACAATCCTTGGCGTAACCCCGGCTACGCGTTGGAGCGTCGCAATGTGGTATTGCGCTTGTTACTGGAGCATAAAATCATCGGGCAGGAACTTTACGATATGTTGAGCAAGCGTCCGTTAGGCGTGCAGGAAAAAGGAAAAATCACAAGAAATTATCCGTCTTTTATTCAAACCTTGCAGGCGGAACTGCGGGATAATCTGGGCGAAAACCGTGAAAATAAATTACTAGGCGCCCGTATTTTTACCACCTTGGATCCTAAACAACAACGTGCGGCGGAACAGGCGGTAGTGAAAGCAACCGGCGAATTACAGCTCAAAACAAAAAATCCCGATTTACAGGCGGCCATGATTATTGCCGATTATAAAAGCGGGCAGATTTTGGCTATTGTCGGCGGCACGCAAATTCAATATGCCGGCTTTAACCGCGCGTTTATGGCGAAACGACAAATCGGTTCATTGGTAAAACCTTCGGTTTATTTAGCCGCACTTTCCGAACCGGATAAATTCCGTTTGAACACACCGTTAAATAACCGCCCGATCACTATCACCATTAAAGGCAGTCCGCCTTGGTCGCCACGCAATTATGACAATCGTTTCAGCGGTTCGGTGATGTTAATTGATGCCTTGGCCCGCTCTTTAAATGTGCCAACCGTTAACCTGGGTATGAAAACAGGGCTTAAAAAAGTAATCGAAACCCAGCAGGCAATGGGCTGGGATAAAGTCAATATCCCTAAAGTACCCTCTATGTTACTGGGTTCGTTGCAAGTATCGCCTTATGATGTAACAAAGTTGTATCAGACCATTGCCAATAACGGCGGCAAGGTTCGGTTAACAACAATTCAAAGCATTACGGACAGACAAGGTAACCTGCTTTATCACCATGATAACAATGCCGAACAAGTAGTGCCGGAAGAAGCCGCTTATCAAACGCTGTATGCCATGCAACAGGTAGTAGATCGAGGCACCGCGCGTAGTTTAATGGAAAACTTCGGACAATATCATTTGGCCGGTAAAACAGGTACGACGAATGACGCCCGTGATACTTGGTATGTGGGCATTGACGGGCAAAACCTTGCGACGGTTTGGGTCGGTCGCGATGATAACGGCGAAACCAAACTCACCGGTGCAAGCGGCGCGCTTTATCTTTATAAAGATTATTTAACAAGAGTACCGGTTAAAACCTTAAAGTTAACTAAACCCAAAGGTATTAAATTCGTCGGCATTAACAGCTATGGCGGTTGGAATTGCGATAATCCGATCCGCACCATTCCGGTCTGGGCGGGAAAAGATCAGGTTTTCTGTGCGCCGACACCAAAACCCGCACCGGTTGAACAAGCTCAACCTGCGGTAGTTGAAGAAGCCGCGCCGGCTCAATAA